CTGCTGCAAAACCCCTTTACCCAGCAGCCGGGTATGGATGACTACGCCAAGCGGCCCCCGGACTGGGGTAAACACCTGGAAGTGTCCTGCTCCAGTTAAGCCTTCATTCTTTTAACGAGTAACCCATGGCCTTTGACCAAGACAACGCCACCCTGCTGCTGCCCCTGGATACCGACTGGGAGCGCTTTGCCGACGATATCCAGCCCTGGCTGGCCCGCCTGGAACTGACAGTACTGCGCCAGGAAAGCGGCGCCGACCGCCACCAATGGTGGGTCAGCTTTGAAGGCACCGAGCTGCGGCTGGAATATGAAGATCTCAGCGCCAGCACCTGGCTGGCGGCGGAAGATGATGAGGGCCTGGAAGTGCTGGCCTTCTTGGCCAAGTGGGCCAAGCTGGGCTGAACAGCCGCTTTAACTGGCCACCTTGGTGGTGTTGCGCCCGGCACTCTTGGCCTGGTAGAGGGCGTCGTCTGCGGCCTTGACCCAGGCCTGGGCGTCGCCCATGTCGGCCGTCAGTTGGGCGATACCGGCGCTAATGGTAATGGTGATGGGCTTGCCGTCCAGCCGCGCCGGCCGCGCGGCCAGGGCAGTGCAAAGGCGGTCGGCCAGTTGGCAGGCCTGGACGGCATCGGTGTCGGTCAACAGCAAGGCAAATTCCTCGCCCCCGT
This is a stretch of genomic DNA from Gallaecimonas xiamenensis 3-C-1. It encodes these proteins:
- a CDS encoding DUF3630 family protein — encoded protein: MAFDQDNATLLLPLDTDWERFADDIQPWLARLELTVLRQESGADRHQWWVSFEGTELRLEYEDLSASTWLAAEDDEGLEVLAFLAKWAKLG